One Bacteroidales bacterium genomic window, GTACGGAGTCGATCTTGTGATGCAGGGTCACGATCATACTTATGCAAGAGGACAAACGGAGAACATTACCGGTGGGCTGAATGTCAAGGATCCCTCCTCGGGCACAATTTATGTGAATTCGGTCAGCGGCGCCAAGATGTATGATCTGGGTGAAGAAGGATGGAAATCATTTGGTGGCGAGATGCAGCGTTCTGCCGAAAATACCCAGTTGTACCAGATCGTTCATGTCGGCAGAGATACAATGGAATATAGGGCCTATACGGTTACCGGAGAACTATACGATGCTTTCGATCTGGTGCAGCAGGAAGGACAAAAAGCCAACAAAATGATTGAAGGGCCGGTGGATATCCAACAACGCACTTTTGACAATACCATTCCTTACGATTGATCAGGTCATCTTATCCGGATCAATCCACTTGTCGAACTGTTCTTTTGTAAGGTATCCCGATTCAATGGCTGCCTGCCTCAGCGTTTTGTTTTCCTGGTGTGCTTTTTTGGCTATTTCGGCCGCTTTCTCATAGCCGATGTGGTTATTGAGCACCGTAACAAGCATCAGGGAATTATCCAGGTGTTCATTTATTTTATCCCTATTTGGGCGAAGTCCGACCACGCATTTGTACGAAAATGACAGGCATGCATCACCCAGTAGTCTGGCCGACTGCAGGAAATTGGAAATGATCATGGGCTTGAAGGCATTCAGTTCATACTGTCCGTTAGCTCCACCGAAATTGATGGCTGCATCGTTGCCCATTACCTGCGCGCATACCATGGTTACTGCTTCGACCTGGGTAGGGTTCACCTTACCCGGCATAATGGAGGAACCCGGCTCATTGGCAGGCAGGCTTATCTCACCGATGCCACAGCGGGGCCCCGAACCAAGCATGCGTATGTCGTTGGCAATCTTCATCAGGGCGCCGGCTATGGTCTTTAGTGCCCCATGGGCTTCAACCAGGGCATCGTGTGCTGCAAGAGCTTCAAACTTGTTTTCGGCCGTTCTGAAAGGCAAACCTGTTAACCGGGCAATTTCTCCGGCAACTTCCTTCCCGTAGTTTTTAGGGGCATTTAATCCGGTTCCTACCGCAGTTCCTCCTATAGCCAGCTCGGAGAGGTGATCCAAGGTATTGCGCAATGCCTTCAGACCATGATCGACCTGGGAAGCATACCCGGAAAACTCCTGTCCCAGTGTCAGTGGGGTAGCATCCATCAGGTGGGTACGTCCCGTTTTGGTAATGTCCTTAAATGCTTCGCTCTTTTCTCTCAAGGCATCCCTTGATCCCTCCAGTGAGGGGATGGTGTTTTCCATAAGCATTTTGTAGGCTGCTATATGCATGGCAGTGGGAAACGTGTCGTTGGTTGATTGTGACTTGTTCACCTCGTCGTTGGGATGAAGTGGTCTGGTGCCTTCTCCCAGTTTGCCTCCCTCAAGCACATGAATGCGGTTGGCGATCACCTCGTTCACATTCATGTGGGTATGGGTTCCCGAGCCGGTTTGCCAGATCACCAGCGGGAAGTGTTCGTCCAGTTTCCCTTCCGTAATCTCGACACAAACCCTGCTAATCAGGTCCATTTTTTCTTTGGAAAGTACACCCAGTTTATGGTTGACAATGGCAGCGGCTTTCTTGAGTATGCCATAGGCATAAATGATCTCAGGGGGCATGGAAGCGGCCTCACCAATTCGGAAATTGTTCAGCGAGCGCTGCGTCTGCGCTCCCCAATATTTATCAGCAGGTACCTGAACAGGACCAAGGGTGTCGTATTCGGTTCGGTAATCCATAAAAAGATTAGTTTTTCTTTCCAT contains:
- the fumC gene encoding class II fumarate hydratase, producing MDYRTEYDTLGPVQVPADKYWGAQTQRSLNNFRIGEAASMPPEIIYAYGILKKAAAIVNHKLGVLSKEKMDLISRVCVEITEGKLDEHFPLVIWQTGSGTHTHMNVNEVIANRIHVLEGGKLGEGTRPLHPNDEVNKSQSTNDTFPTAMHIAAYKMLMENTIPSLEGSRDALREKSEAFKDITKTGRTHLMDATPLTLGQEFSGYASQVDHGLKALRNTLDHLSELAIGGTAVGTGLNAPKNYGKEVAGEIARLTGLPFRTAENKFEALAAHDALVEAHGALKTIAGALMKIANDIRMLGSGPRCGIGEISLPANEPGSSIMPGKVNPTQVEAVTMVCAQVMGNDAAINFGGANGQYELNAFKPMIISNFLQSARLLGDACLSFSYKCVVGLRPNRDKINEHLDNSLMLVTVLNNHIGYEKAAEIAKKAHQENKTLRQAAIESGYLTKEQFDKWIDPDKMT